A single Musa acuminata AAA Group cultivar baxijiao chromosome BXJ2-1, Cavendish_Baxijiao_AAA, whole genome shotgun sequence DNA region contains:
- the LOC135599082 gene encoding uncharacterized protein LOC135599082: protein MTRSSGSPVASTTDQLSGIMRTLETMAQVMQQQQQPVQQGSNDGIETSNRTGLGIGQFKKLSPPSFSGESDPMVAERWMMQIEKIFDALSYSDERKVFLATFMLEGEAEHWWRMIKRMSEIKHEQMTWKLFQEKFYDKYFPDCMKEQKELEFLNLIQGSMTVTKYESRFTELSRFATHMTDDESRKARRFERGLRPAIRSRMSALKLQTYADTVERALKIERDMEEIQEIIGKSQRDKFTSKSRRENKYEDSNKRFKTSGFEKRKPWGRTQLCEKCGSNHETSRCFRVTGACFSCGKLGHQIKDCPLNRKREPLSPRPSAHARVYAITEQDSKASKSVVEG from the coding sequence atgacgagatcatctggttctcctgttgcatctactactgatcaattgagtggtattatgcggactttggagaccatggcacaagtgatgcaacaacaacaacaacctgtccaacaaggaagtaatgatggaatagagacatcaaaccggacggggttgggaattggacagtttaagaagcttagtcctcccagtttcagtggtgagtctgatccaatggtggcggaacgatggatgatgcagatagagaaaatatttgatgccctaagttactctgatgaacgaaaggtttttcttgccacctttatgctggaaggagaagctgaacactggtggagaatgattaagaggatgtctgaaatcaaacatgagcaaatgacatggaagttattccaagaaaagttttacgacaaatattttcccGATTGTATgaaagagcaaaaagaattggagttcttgaaccttatccagggaagtatgacggttacaaagtatgaatctagatttactgagctctccaggtttgccacacatatgactgatgatgaatctagaaaggcaagaaggtttgaaaggggattacggccagcaataagaagccgaatgtcagctttaaaattacaaacatatgctgatacggtagaaagagctttgaaaattgaaagagacatggaagaaattcaagaaatcattggcaagagccaaagggacaaatttactagcaaaagcaggagagaaaataaatatgaagatagtaacaagaggtttaagacatctggatttgagaaaaggaaaccatgggggaggactcagttatgtgaaaaatgtggatcaaatcatgaaacgagtcggtgttttcgggtgactggagcatgttttagttgtggaaagctaggtcatcaaataaaagattgcccactgaacaggaaaagagagccactgtctcctagaccctcagcccatgctagagtgtacgctatcacggaacaagattctaaagcttctaaatctgtggtggaag